A part of Solibacillus sp. FSL H8-0538 genomic DNA contains:
- a CDS encoding HAD family hydrolase produces the protein MNLFTSDLDRTLIFSERTVNTAPEKRICIEWFEGREQSFMTPAAIADLKELQKTTHFIPVTTRSLIQYNRITLFQQEILPKYVVVANGGIILQDGKLDLAWDADLRGRIQQQALAFDELPKRFATELSKPYFLRTHKVENLFYMFALDEATIDVEEIQLLHTALLSEGWESYVHGRKFYVLPQVLTKGAAVDYVKGKLQFDKHYAAGDSLMDLTMLYNANRSFVPLHGEIVRYPDSYKELEIIKKSGAAFAEHCLIEILHNK, from the coding sequence ATGAATCTTTTTACGTCGGATCTAGACCGAACCTTAATTTTTTCGGAGCGCACCGTTAACACAGCGCCCGAAAAGCGAATTTGTATTGAATGGTTTGAGGGCAGGGAGCAGTCGTTTATGACTCCAGCCGCAATTGCCGATTTAAAGGAGCTACAAAAGACGACGCATTTTATTCCGGTAACAACGAGGTCACTCATACAGTATAATCGCATAACGCTATTTCAGCAGGAGATCCTACCAAAATATGTCGTTGTAGCAAATGGTGGGATTATTTTACAAGATGGCAAGCTCGACTTGGCGTGGGATGCGGATTTACGCGGGCGTATACAGCAGCAGGCGCTTGCGTTTGACGAGCTTCCAAAACGCTTTGCTACCGAGCTAAGTAAACCTTATTTTTTACGGACACATAAAGTTGAAAATTTATTTTATATGTTCGCACTGGACGAGGCAACGATTGATGTAGAAGAAATTCAGCTGTTACATACGGCTTTACTTTCTGAGGGCTGGGAGAGCTATGTTCACGGGCGGAAATTTTACGTTTTGCCACAGGTTCTAACAAAGGGTGCAGCAGTTGATTATGTTAAGGGGAAATTACAGTTCGACAAGCATTACGCAGCGGGGGATTCATTGATGGATTTAACGATGCTCTACAATGCAAATCGCAGCTTTGTACCTTTGCATGGCGAAATTGTCAGGTATCCAGACTCCTACAAAGAACTGGAAATTATTAAAAAAAGCGGCGCAGCATTTGCGGAGCATTGCTTAATCGAAATCTTACACAATAAATAG